From one Xiphophorus hellerii strain 12219 chromosome 18, Xiphophorus_hellerii-4.1, whole genome shotgun sequence genomic stretch:
- the arhgef17 gene encoding rho guanine nucleotide exchange factor 17 isoform X2 codes for MLQMVRTLAQFSIALEEMNESGENTGDEGGGGGEGGGGEEMVDRDAADLFRNGSSGSSGGSLNGNGLCSWTPVGEDMRKHVMMTLLDTEQSYVESLRTLIQGYMRPLKQPDGSSIVDPLLVDEMFYQIPEILEHHEQFLEQVAGCVSQWHDRQTVGHLLIHSFSKDALADMYSAYIDNFLNAKDAVRIAKEAKPAFHKFLEQNMRENKEKQALGDLMIKPVQRIPRYELLVKDLLKHTPEDHPDHQFLLDAQKNIKRLAEKINKGRRSAEEAEREARVIQEIEAHIEGVEHILNPQRKFLRQEIVMEAKTVGGKKDRSLFLFSDLIICTTLKRKSGSLRRSSMSLYSAASVIDTSSKYKFLWKLPLEDVEVVKSSSQATNKESIQKMISRLDEDLSTLGQISKLSETLSFPHQSLDEVIKDLMASVHKELSEKQSLAFSMTFLPTKLEFTTASAESTFVFEFSSPDARSSFEQAFEDAKKKLAMNKDQWDPEFLKAIPIMKTRSGMQFSCASPSHSCPDSGCEVWVCNSDGYVGQVCLLNIKDEPTVEACIAVCSARIICIAAVPGLKGRDRVSEPAPTSGPPTHPQQQLDISISPTTLELTEQPTGPGAELVPFDSDDSDDEDSPSPSSTLQSQASHSTISSSYGNDEGLSAKDMATETTSSEEEQEFPVPSSYGAPGMLGVGGGSRAHTESPMDGRAMRRSSRGSFTRASLEDLLSIDPEAYQSSVWLGTEDGCIHVYQSSDNIRNRKNSMKMQHSASILCILYFDNKVFVSLANGEVIVYQREAGSFWDPQSSQMLVLGTPSSPVTKMVPVGRKLWCGSQNRVLIINTTTLVQEHWFQVGTDSNRCVTCMVAYGQGVWLALQGSAQVRLYHAETWESLTEVDVAPAVHKMLAGADAIIRQHKAACLRITALLACKDLLWIGTSAGVVLTLVIPTVSTGTGAGALKSPLVPIGSAHGHTGHVRFLTSIELPEGFDMNFPPTTTDSTGNQPPSSSVDDESLQRRDSAHRRTSTHIPVKTNHLVISGGDGYEDFRLTNSSETIGRDDSTNHLLLWRV; via the exons ATGCTGCAGATGGTTCGGACCCTAGCCCAGTTCAGCATCGCTCTGGAAGAAATGAACGAGAGCGGGGAGAACACAGGAGAtgaaggaggtggtggaggagaAGGTGGTGGAGGAGAAGAAATGGTGGACAGAGATGCAGCGGATCTGTTCAGAAACGGCAGCAGTGGGAGCTCAGGTGGGAGTTTGAATGGAAACGGACTTTGCTCCTGGACCCCTGTTGGAGAG GACATGAGAAAGCATGTAATGATGACCCTCCTGGATACAGAGCAGTCATATGTTGAGTCTCTACGCACTCTTATTCAG GGCTACATGCGTCCTCTGAAACAACCAGACGGCAGCTCCATTGTGGACCCCCTGCTGGTGGACGAGATGTTTTATCAGATCCCAGAGATCCTGGAGCATCACGAACAGTTCTTGGAGCAGGTTGCAGGCTGTGTTAGCCAATGGCACGACAGGCAGACGGTTGGACACCTCCTCATCCATTCA TTCTCCAAAGATGCTCTCGCTGATATGTACTCAGCATACATTGACAATTTTCTCAATGCTAAAGATGCAGTTAGGATTGCAAAGGAGGCCAAACCAGCATTTCACAAGTTTCTAGAG CAAAACATGCGTGAGAACAAGGAGAAGCAGGCTCTGGGCGACCTGATGATCAAGCCGGTGCAGAGGATTCCTCGATACGAGCTGCTGGTTAAG GACTTGTTGAAACACACGCCGGAGGATCATCCAGATCATCAGTTTCTGCTGGACGCGCAGAAGAACATCAAACGACTGGCGGAGAAAATCAACAAGGGCCGTCGCTCCGCTGAGGAGGCGGAGAGGGAGGCCAGGGTTATCCAGGAGATCGAGGCTCACATAGAGGGAGTTGAACAT ATTCTAAATCCACAGAGGAAATTCTTGAGGCAGGAAATCGTCATGGAGGCG AAGACTGTAGGGGGTAAGAAAGACCGATCCCTCTTCCTCTTCAGCGATCTGATCATCTGCACTACTCTCAAGAGGAAGTCTGGCTCATTGAGGCGCAGCTCCATGAGCCT ATACTCTGCTGCCAGTGTGATAGATACCTCCAGCAAATACAAGTTTTTGTGGAAGCTTCCTTTAGAGGACGTGGAGGTGGTGAAAA GTTCTTCTCAGGCAACCAACAAAGAGAGCATCCAGAAGATGATTTCCCGTTTAGATGAGGATCTCAGCACTTTGGGTCAGATCAGCAAACTATCAGAGACCCTTAGCTTCCCACATCAG TCTCTAGATGAGGTGATAAAAGATCTGATGGCATCAGTTCACAAAGAGCTCTCAGAGAAACAGTCTTTGGCCTTCAGCATGACTTTCTTGCCCACAAAACTGGAGTTCACAACAGCCTCCGCTGAGAGCACCTTCGTCTTTGAGTTCAGCTCGCCCGACGCTCGATCCAGCTTTGAACAGGCCTTTGAGGATGCCAAGAAGAAGTTGG CCATGAACAAGGACCAGTGGGACCCAGAATTCCTGAAGGCAATCCCTATTATGAAGACCCGCAGTGGGATGCag ttTTCATGTGCCTCGCCCAGCCACAGCTGTCCTGACAGTGGCTGTGAGGTTTGGGTGTGTAACAGTGATGGATATGTAGGCCAG GTTTGCTTGTTGAACATCAAAGATGAGCCCACGGTGGAGGCCTGCATCGCCGTCTGCTCGGCCAGGATCATTTGTATTGCTGCGGTTCCAGGACTCAAAGGAAG GGATCGCGTGTCAGAACCTGCTCCGACCTCCGGGCCTCCCACTCATCCACAGCAGCAGCTCGACATCTCCATCTCACCTACGACCTTGGAGCTAACAGAGCAGCCTACAG GACCAGGGGCGGAGCTTGTGCCCTTTGACAGCGATGACTCAGATGATGAAGATTCACCTAGTCCTTCTTCAACTTTGCAGAGTCAGGCCAGTCACTCCACCATATCGTCAAGCTATGGCA ACGACGAGGGTCTGAGCGCCAAAGACATGGCCACAGAGACCACCAGCAGCGAGGAGGAGCAGGAGTTTCCTGTCCCGAGCTCCTATGGTGCTCCTGGGATGCTAGGAGTAGGCGGAGGGAGTCGCGCCCACACAGAGAGTCCTATGGATGGCCGGGCCATGCGCCGGTCCTCCAGGGGGTCATTCACCCGAGCgagtctggaggatctgctGAGTATTGACCCGGAGGCGTATCAGAGCTCTGTGTGGCTGGGCACAGAAGATGGATG cataCACGTTTACCAGTCCTCAGACAACATTCGAAACCGTAAAAACAGCATGAAGATGCAGCACTCGGCCTCCATCCTCTGTATATT GTACTTTGACAACAAAGTGTTTGTATCATTAGCAAATGGAGAGGTTATCGTCTATCAGAGAGAAGCAG GTAGTTTCTGGGATCCTCAGTCTTCCCAGATGTTAGTTCTTGGCACGCCTAGTAGTCCAGTTACCAAAATGGTTCCTGTTGGCAGGAAACTGTGGTGTGGCTCACAAAACAGAGTCCTTATCATCAACACTACTACACTGGTACAGGAG CACTGGTTCCAGGTCGGCACTGACAGCAATCGCTGTGTTACATGCATGGTGGCTTATGGTCAGGGTGTGTGGCTGGCGCTGCAGGGCAGTGCACAGGTCAGGCTGTATCATGCAGAGACCTGGGAGAGCCTGACGGAGGTGGATGTGGCACCGGCTGTGCACAAAATGCTTGCAG GTGCAGATGCAATCATTAGACAGCACAAAGCTGCCTGCCTCAGGATCACAGCCTTGTTGGCCTGCAAGGATCTGCTGTGGATCGGCACCAGTGCAG GAGTGGTCCTTACACTGGTGATCCCAACAGTGAGCACAGGAACTGGTGCCGGGGCTCTTAAGTCACCTCTGGTTCCAATCGGATCGGCTCATGGGCACACAGGGCATGTTCGGTTTCTGACTTCAATTGAGCTACCAGAAGGATTTGACATGAACTTCCCTCCAACAACAACAGACTCCACAG GCAATCAGCCTCCGAGCAGCAGCGTAGACGATGAGAGCCTACAGAGGCGAGACTCCGCACACCGCAGAACCTCCACACACATCCCAGTGAAGACCAATCATCTTGTCATTTCTGGCGGAGATGGCTATGAGGACTTTAGGCTGACCAACAGCAGCGAAACCATTGGTCGAGATGACAGCACCAATCACCTATTGCTCTGGAGAGTCTGA